The proteins below are encoded in one region of Kogia breviceps isolate mKogBre1 chromosome 8, mKogBre1 haplotype 1, whole genome shotgun sequence:
- the PNMA2 gene encoding paraneoplastic antigen Ma2, whose product MALALLEDWCKIMSVDDQKSLMVMGIPVGCNEAEIQEVLQETLKSLGRYRVLGKIFRKQENANAVLVELLEDTDVSVIPSEVQGKGGIWKVIFKTPNQDTEFLERLNLFLEKEGQTVSGMFRALGHKGVSPVARPCVSPELLAHLLGQAIAHTLQPLLPVRYRKLRVFSGSAVPAPEEEPFEIWLEQATEIVKEWPVAEAEKKRWLTESLRGPALDLMHIVQADNPSISVEECLEAFKQVFGSLESRRTSQVKYLKTYQEEGEKVSAYVLRLETLLRRAVEKRAIPRNIADQVRLEQVMAGASLSEILWCRLRELRDQGPPPSFLDLMKVIREEEEEEASFENENTEEPEDGDGYAPWDNGADD is encoded by the coding sequence ATGGCACTGGCCCTGTTGGAGGACTGGTGTAAGATCATGAGTGTGGATGATCAGAAATCACTAATGGTCATGGGGATACCGGTGGGCTGCAATGAAGCCGAGATTCAGGAGGTCCTCCAGGAGACCTTAAAGTCTCTGGGCAGGTATAGAGTGCTTGGCAAAATATTCAGGAAGCAGGAGAATGCCAATGCTGTGTTGGTAGAGCTTCTGGAGGACACTGACGTCTCTGTGATCCCCAGCGAGGTTCAGGGAAAGGGGGGTATCTGGAAAGTGATATTTAAGACCCCTAACCAGGACACTGAATTTCTTGAAAGACTGAACCTCTTTCTAGAGAAAGAGGGGCAGACGGTCTCGGGAATGTTCCGAGCGCTTGGGCATAAGGGAGTGTCTCCAGTGGCCAGGCCCTGTGTCTCACCGGAGTTATTGGCCCATCTGCTGGGACAGGCAATAGCACACACCCTTCAGCCTTTGCTCCCCGTGAGGTACCGGAAGTTGAGAGTGTTCTCAGGGAGCGCTGTGCCCGCCCCAGAGGAAGAGCCCTTTGAAATCTGGTTGGAACAGGCCACCGAGATAGTCAAAGAGTGGCCGGTAgcagaggcagaaaagaaaagatggTTGACGGAGAGCCTTCGTGGCCCTGCCCTGGACCTCATGCACATAGTCCAGGCAGACAATCCGTCCATAAGTGTGGAAGAGTGTTTGGAAGCATTTAAGCAAGTGTTTGGAAGCCTGGAGAGTCGTAGGACCTCCCAGGTGAAATACCTGAAGACCTatcaggaggaaggagagaaagtctCAGCGTACGTGTTACGGTTAGAAACCCTGCTGCGGAGAGCTGTGGAGAAGCGGGCCATTCCGAGGAACATCGCGGACCAGGTCCGCTTGGAGCAGGTCATGGCCGGGGCGAGCCTCAGTGAGATCCTCTGGTGTAGGCTTAGGGAGCTGAGAGACCAGGGGCCTCCTCCCAGCTTCCTGGACTTAATGAAGGTAATCcgtgaagaagaggaggaagaggcctCTTTTGAAAATGAGAATACTGAAGAGCCAGAAGACGGGGACGGCTATGCCCCCTGGGATAACGGGGCCGATGACTGA